Within Actinoplanes sp. L3-i22, the genomic segment CGATCTGGGACCTCGACGGCACGCTGACCAGGACCGACACCCTGGTGCCGTTCCTGCGCCGGGTGGCCGGGACGGCCGCGGTGTTCCGGGCGCTGGCGGTCGGCACCGCCCGGGAGATGCCGCACCGGGACGCGGTCAAGGCGCTGGTGCTGCAGCGGCTGCTCGGCGGGCGGGACCTGGCCGAGGTGGACCGGGTGGCCCGGCGCTACGCCGAGCGGCTGATGGCCGCCCAGGTGCGCGCCGACTCGCTGCACCAGTGGCTCTGGCATCGCCGCAACCAGCACCGGATGGTCATCGCGTCCGCCTCGCCCGGCCTGTACGTCCGGCACCTGGGCCGGCTGCTCGGCGCGGACGAGGTGATCTGCACCGAGATGGCGGTGGTCAACGGGCGGCTCACCGGCGCGATCGCCGGCGGCAACTGCCGAGGGGCGGAGAAGGCCCGGCGGGTACGGGCGTACCTGGCCGCGCGTCCGGCCGGGCAGGTGTGGGCCTACGCGGACGGCGAGGTCGACCGGCCGTTGCTGGAACTCGCCGACGTCGGCGTCCGGGTCCGCCCGTACCGCCGGATCCGGACCGGGGAGGCGCGATGAGCCGGCGGCGGGT encodes:
- a CDS encoding HAD-IB family hydrolase, whose translation is MIPPLTIVDPPRVLRLGDPGVAGRGGAAIWDLDGTLTRTDTLVPFLRRVAGTAAVFRALAVGTAREMPHRDAVKALVLQRLLGGRDLAEVDRVARRYAERLMAAQVRADSLHQWLWHRRNQHRMVIASASPGLYVRHLGRLLGADEVICTEMAVVNGRLTGAIAGGNCRGAEKARRVRAYLAARPAGQVWAYADGEVDRPLLELADVGVRVRPYRRIRTGEAR